A part of Aegilops tauschii subsp. strangulata cultivar AL8/78 chromosome 2, Aet v6.0, whole genome shotgun sequence genomic DNA contains:
- the LOC109733316 gene encoding indole-2-monooxygenase-like: MSQVQHSLHELLLLLQARSPSPQAALVVSLLLFCPLLVLLVARRFGTPSTATVTARAREDQLSKLPSPPSRLPIIGHLHLVGPLPHVSLRDLAAEHGRDGLMLLRLGAVPTLIVSSPSAAQAVLRTHDHVFASRAYSPVTDILFYGSTDVAFCPYGEHWRQVKKIATTHLLTNKKVRSYRHARENEVRLVVAKIREAAAAGTAMDLSDLLNAFTNDVVCHAVSGKLFRKQGHNKLFRELVEANSSLIGGFNLEDYFPVLVKLDFIKRMVCAKAQKVNKMWDQLLNSLIDQHASRPASEQGGEDSDFIDVLLSIQQEYNLTRDHIKAQLEIMFEAGTDTSFIVLEYAMVRLMQKPHLMNKLKTEVRSTMSKGKEMITEDDLSSLAYLKAVIKETLRLHMPAPLLVPHLSMADCKINGYTIPSGTRAIVNSWALARDPSSWESAEEFMPERFMEGGSAATMDYKGNDFPYLPFGTGRRICPGINFAIVTIEVMLANLMYHFDWELPSESMEAGISMTESFGVTVHRKEKLLLVPVAPED, from the exons ATGTCGCAAGTGCAGCATAGCCTCCacgagctgctgctgctgctgcaggcGAGGTCGCCGTCCCCACAGGCAGCCCTAGTGGTCTCTCTCCTGCTCTTCTGTCCACTTCTCGTACTCCTCGTGGCACGTCGCTTCGGGACGCCGTCGACGGCCACCGTCACCGCGAGAGCCAGGGAAGATCAGCTCAGCAAGTTGCCTTCTCCTCCCAGCAGGCTCCCCATCATCGGCCACCTGCACCTCGTCGGGCCCCTCCCGCACGTCTCcctccgcgacctcgccgccgAGCACGGCCGCGATGGACTCATGCTCCTCCGCCTCGGAGCCGTCCCGACGCTCATCGTGTCGTCGCCGAGCGCAGCGCAGGCTGTGCTGCGCACCCACGACCACGTCTTCGCGTCCCGGGCCTACTCCCCCGTCACCGACATCCTCTTCTACGGCTCCACGGACGTCGCCTTTTGCCCCTACGGCGAGCACTGGCGGCAGGTCAAGAAGATCGCTACTACGCACCTCCTCACCAACAAGAAGGTCCGCTCCTACCGCCATGCGCGCGAGAACGAG GTGAGGTTGGTGGTAGCCAAGATCCGGGAGGCCGCCGCAGCAGGCACCGCCATGGACCTGAGCGACCTGCTCAACGCCTTCACCAACGACGTCGTGTGCCACGCCGTGTCCGGGAAGCTTTTCAGGAAACAAGGCCACAACAAGCTCTTCCGGGAGCTCGTCGAGGCCAACTCGTCGCTCATCGGCGGTTTCAACCTGGAGGACTACTTCCCGGTGCTGGTGAAGCTGGACTTCATCAAGAGGATGGTTTGCGCCAAGGCCCAGAAGGTGAACAAGATGTGGGACCAACTGCTCAATAGCCTCATCGATCAGCATGCAAGCAGGCCCGCGTCAGAACAGGGCGGCGAAGACAGCGACTTCATCGACGTGTTGCTTTCCATTCAACAAGAGTACAATCTTACGAGAGACCATATTAAGGCTCAGTTGGAG ATCATGTTTGAAGCTGGCACTGATACATCATTCATAGTGTTGGAATATGCCATGGTTCGGCTCATGCAAAAACCCCACCTCATGAATAAGCTGAAAACCGAGGTGAGGAGCACTATGTCCAAGGGGAAAGAAATGATCACCGAAGACGATCTGAGCAGTTTGGCCTACCTAAAGGCAGTCATCAAAGAGACACTCCGGCTCCATATGCCCGCACCACTCCTCGTGCCTCACCTCTCCATGGCTGACTGCAAAATTAACGGCTACACGATACCATCAGGAACGCGCGCCATCGTCAACAGCTGGGCTCTTGCAAGGGATCCTAGCAGCTGGGAGAGCGCAGAAGAGTTCATGCCTGAGCGGTTCATGGAAGGTGGCAGCGCTGCAACTATGGACTACAAGGGAAACGATTTCCCCTACTTGCCTTTTGGGACTGGGCGGAGGATATGCCCAGGTATCAACTTTGCAATTGTGACCATTGAAGTCATGCTAGCAAATCTCATGTACCACTTCGACTGGGAGCTACCATCAGAATCAATGGAAGCTGGCATCAGTATGACTGAATCATTTGGGGTAACAGTCCACCGAAAGGAGAAGCTCCTACTTGTCCCTGTAGCGCCAGAAGATTAG